The DNA sequence CGGACGTAGTCGTTGCCGATGACCTCCAGCACCGAGGAACGGGTCATCCGGGCGATGACCGCCAGCGACCACGCGGCGAGGGTGATCACCGGCAGCACCATGTGGGCCGCCACGTCGAGGGCCCCGCCGCCGCCGATGGAGGTCATCCCGGTGGCGGGAAGCATCCTCAGCTGGAGCGAGAAGACGATGATGAGCACCAGCCCGAACCAGAACGACGGTACGGAGTTGAAGAACAGCACGCCGACGGTGAGGCCCCGGTCCCGGGGCGAGCCGGGCTTCTGCGCGGCCCAGGTGCCGATGGCGACGCCCACGACCGCCGCGAGGACGATCGCGGTGCCCGACAGCAGCAGGGTGTTGAGCAGCCGGTCGGAGAGGACTTCGGAGACCGGCCGGCCGAAGGAGAGCGAGCGGCCCAGATCGCCGTTGAACAGACTGCCGAGGTAGGTGAAGTAGCGGGAGACGGCCGGTTGGTCCAGGCCGAGGTCCTCGCGGAGCGCCTGGCGGTCGGCCTCGGAGGCGGTGGGGCCGAGCAGGGCGCTCGCCTGGTCGCCGGGGATGATCTGGCCGAGGCCGAAGGTGGCGATGGTCACCCCGAGGACGACCGGGAGCATGTGCAGCGCGCGGCGCAGCGTGAAGGTCAGCATGGCGAATCTCCAGGGCTGTTCATGACCGGCTCCACCGGGCCCGCAGGGTGCGTTCGCTGCCGCGCACGGCCCGGGACTTGCGGCTGCGCGGGTCGAGACGGTCGCGGATGCCGTCCCCGAGCAGGTTGAACCCGACGGCGAGTACGACGATCGCGAGGCCGGGGATGGTGGCGACGTGCGGCGCGGTCACCAGCAGGGCGCGCCCGCCGCTGAGCATCTGACCCCAGTCGGGGGCGGGCGGCTGCGCGCCCAGTCCGAGGAAGGCGAGGCTGGAGCTGAGGATGACGTTGCGGCCGGTCTGGAGGGTGGCGAAGACGACCACACCGCCGAGCAGGTTCGGGGTGATGTGGCGGAACGCGATGCGCGGATGGCTGTAGCCGAGGGCGCCGGCGGCCTCCACGTACTGTTCCTGGCGCAGGGCGATGACATTGCCGCGGACGATCCGGCCGAACTCGGGGACGGTGACCACCACCATGGCGATGACCATCGAGGTGATGCCGGGGCCGAGAGCGACCCCGATGCCGAGGGCCAGCAGGATCCCGGGGAAGGAGAACATCACGTCGAAGACGCGCATCAGGGTGCTGTCGAGCCAGCCGCCGACATAGCCGGAGAGCAGTCCGAGGCAGCCGCCGATGGCGAGCGCCACCAGGGTCGGAACCACGGCGACCAGCAGGGCGAGCCGGGTGCCGTACATCAGCCGGCTGAGGATGTCGCGGCCGACCTCGTCGGTGCCGAGGAGGTGGCCGCCGCTGAAGGGGGCGAGCCCGATGGACGAGGGGTTGGTGGCGAGCGGGTCGTCCGGGGCGATCAGGGGCGCGAGGAGCGCGACGAGGATCGTGGCGGCGACGATGGTGCCGCCGATGAGGGCGGTGGCGTTGCCGGAGCCCAGCAGAGCGCGGAGGCGGGTGCGCCGTCGAGGGGGCGCGGCCCGCACGTCGGCGGGGCGGGGTGGTGCCGCAGTGGCCTTCATGGCTGTGGTCTCCTCACCGGCGGCGGATGGTGGTGTAGTCGATGTAGACGGACGCGGCGGGCACGACCCCGTCGACCTTCCTGCTCAGCAGGCGGGGCAGCCGGTCCTGGTAGAGGAACACCCAGGGCGCGTCGGCCGCGATGCCGTCGGCGGCTTCCCGGTAGAGCGCCGTTCGGCGGTCCGGGTCGGGCTCGCCCCTGGCACGGTCGAAGAGGGCGTCGACGTCCCGGTTGCGGTACCAGCCGCGGTTGACGCCGTTGGGCGGATGCAGCTCCCCGCTGAACATCCGCTCCAGGAAGTCGGCGGCGTCGGCTCCGGTGGTCCAACCGTTGAACGAGCCGTGGGTGGTGTTGTT is a window from the Streptomyces sp. MMBL 11-1 genome containing:
- a CDS encoding ABC transporter permease, whose product is MLTFTLRRALHMLPVVLGVTIATFGLGQIIPGDQASALLGPTASEADRQALREDLGLDQPAVSRYFTYLGSLFNGDLGRSLSFGRPVSEVLSDRLLNTLLLSGTAIVLAAVVGVAIGTWAAQKPGSPRDRGLTVGVLFFNSVPSFWFGLVLIIVFSLQLRMLPATGMTSIGGGGALDVAAHMVLPVITLAAWSLAVIARMTRSSVLEVIGNDYVRTARSRGVGEFRVIVRHVLPNAMPSVITVIGLQAGFLLSGAVLTETVFSWPGIGLALHQAISARDIPLVQGGILVIAIAFVLINFLVDVLQAYFNPKIKLA
- a CDS encoding ABC transporter permease — protein: MKATAAPPRPADVRAAPPRRRTRLRALLGSGNATALIGGTIVAATILVALLAPLIAPDDPLATNPSSIGLAPFSGGHLLGTDEVGRDILSRLMYGTRLALLVAVVPTLVALAIGGCLGLLSGYVGGWLDSTLMRVFDVMFSFPGILLALGIGVALGPGITSMVIAMVVVTVPEFGRIVRGNVIALRQEQYVEAAGALGYSHPRIAFRHITPNLLGGVVVFATLQTGRNVILSSSLAFLGLGAQPPAPDWGQMLSGGRALLVTAPHVATIPGLAIVVLAVGFNLLGDGIRDRLDPRSRKSRAVRGSERTLRARWSRS